A section of the Acropora muricata isolate sample 2 chromosome 4, ASM3666990v1, whole genome shotgun sequence genome encodes:
- the LOC136913821 gene encoding uncharacterized protein, protein MNEERSDLGNQQSSSEASNITTSGSSPSISVNMANFQIPPPEILKLNDGSLASNWRTWVAAWKNYTLATKLDKEDEGRQVATLLAVIGKEANKVFRTFTFSSPDEAKKIEPVLRKFEEYCIPRENTIYERFLFFTRDQRESETIDQYLTELRQIAANCDFESITPDQLLRDRLVTGTRNAKVRENLLKEKKLTLEKAVDIAHAAESTAEQIKVMSSESGLFAVKEQGKGHSDGSPVVTERSRIKDCRFCGRSHERRNCPAFGQICAYCKKKNHFVAKCPAKTKVSAVQERFYLSVAGVSGGDREMVTLTVFKDAKSHTGYEIAFLMDTGAQCNLLPVDVYKQVSGDQHLNFLYSRGKSALILANGEEHPIEGKATLFASRKGQKRQVEVNVVRGGGYEPILSKQTMLDMNLIQILDSDHLSVVKIDSDPLLDEYADMFEGLGKLAGQYEITVDETIKPVVHPPRR, encoded by the coding sequence ATGAACGAAGAACGTAGCGACCTCGGAAATCAGCAATCATCGTCAGAAGCTTCGAACATCACAACATCGGGCAGTTCACCTTCGATTTCAGTAAACATGGCTAATTTTCAGATACCTCCTCCAGAGATACTTAAGCTTAACGATGGCTCCTTAGCTTCTAATTGGCGAACATGGGTTGCTGCGTGGAAGAACTATACTTTGGCTACAAAACTCGACAAAGAAGACGAAGGTCGTCAAGTTGCTACTCTATTGGCTGTAATCGGGAAAGAAGCAAACAAAGTGTTTCGCACGTTTACCTTTTCGTCACCAGATGAAGCCAAGAAAATCGAGCCGGTCTTAAGAAAATTCGAAGAGTATTGCATACCAAGAGAGAACACAATTTATGAacgctttcttttctttacccGGGATCAGCGCGAGTCCGAAACTATTGACCAGTACCTGACAGAGCTTCGTCAAATCGCGGCTAACTGTGACTTTGAGTCAATCACACCAGATCAACTTCTCCGGGATAGATTGGTGACAGGTACTAGAAATGCCAAGGTACGTGAAAATTTGCTAAAAGAGAAGAAGTTGACCCTTGAGAAAGCAGTAGATATAGCTCATGCTGCTGAGAGCACTGCCGAGCAAATCAAAGTTATGTCTTCGGAGTCTGGATTATTCGCAGTGAAAGAGCAAGGAAAAGGTCACTCTGACGGGTCTCCCGTTGTCACCGAAAGAAGTAGGATCAAAGATTGTAGATTTTGTGGTCGGAGTCATGAAAGACGCAACTGCCCTGCATTTGGACAGATTTGTGCATATTGTAAGAAGAAAAATCACTTTGTAGCCAAGTGTCCAGCTAAAACCAAGGTGTCAGCTGTGCAAGAGCGTTTTTATTTAAGTGTTGCCGGTGTTAGTGGTGGGGATCGTGAGATGGTGACTCTCACTGTATTTAAAGATGCCAAGTCTCACACTGGATATGAAATTGCCTTTTTGATGGATACTGGAGCTCAATGTAATTTGCTACCTGTCGATGTCTACAAGCAAGTATCTGGTGACCAGCATTTAAATTTTCTGTATTCCCGAGGCAAGTCAGCTTTGATTTTGGCTAATGGAGAAGAACATCCGATAGAGGGCAAGGCCACCCTATTCGCATCCAGAAAAGGTCAGAAACGCCAAGTTGAAGTAAATGTGGTAAGGGGTGGTGGGTATGAGCCCATCCTCTCCAAGCAAACGATGCTAGATATGAATCTAATACAAATCTTAGATAGCGATCATCTCAGTGTGGTGAAGATTGACAGCGATCCGTTGTTGGATGAGTATGCTGATATGTTTGAAGGCCTTGGAAAGCTGGCTGGCCAGTACGAGATAACAGTCGACGAGACCATCAAGCCTGTGGTTCACCCCCCCAGACGTTGA
- the LOC136913979 gene encoding uncharacterized protein gives MRLLLVAVAFCCFTKKECCKVKEFLEPIQGKVLRDHVIKTIYVEQKEMCRAHCFMNDICQSINVSPQLDNGQWRCELNDASGQENLIDEAGQVYYFTKNPCNSSPCMNNATCRSSFLDDDSFTCVCPAGFAGAICNEDIDECKDDSHNCSSDESCVNQIGSFICLSESTGCNGSDSSQLKNNKGCSASNPALSCADVLANRPNSKSAAYYLKTERGGVAYTYCHMENIRGCGGGGWTLVMKIDGAKTTFSYDSDLWTNKVPLNQSSGKSGFDHDETKMPSFWSTPFTKLCLGMQATGQETNWITVSYQASSLHSLMSNNTYHETRVGRGRWKYLLADSSLQWNCKMEGFNVKPSDGQGNPAVTRIGILGNNENDCRSCNSRIGFGSKGSRNRQHDDNSCGNESDARGADNGEKHIKANCFILLQ, from the exons ATGCGCCTTCTACTGGTAGCAGTTGCATTCTGTTGCTTTACTAAAAAAG AATGTTGCAAGGTTAAAGAATTCTTGGAGCCCATCCAAGGAAAAGTTCTTAGAGATCACGTGATCAAAACAATATACGTGGAGCAAAAAGAAATGTGCCGGGCTCATTGCTTCATGAACGACATATGCCAGTCAATAAATGTCAGTCCCCAGCTTGATAATGGACAATGGAGATGCGAGCTCAACGATGCAAGTGGACAGGAAAATTTGATCGACGAAGCTGGCCAGGTTTATTATTTCACCAAG AATCCATGCAACTCATCTCCGTGTATGAACAATGCAACCTGTAGATCAAGTTTCCTGGATGATGACAGCTTCACATGCGTTTGTCCGGCAGGTTTTGCTGGAGCGATATGCAATGAAG atATTGACGAATGCAAAGATGATTCGCACAACTGCTCATCTGATGAGTCGTGTGTCAATCAAATTGgttcttttatttgtttatccGAATCAACTGGGTGCAACGGAAGTGACTCCTCTCAGCTGAAAA aTAACAAAGGTTGCAGCGCATCAAATCCTGCCTTGTCCTGTGCAGATGTCTTGGCTAACAGACC TAACTCCAAAAGCGCTGCTTACTACCTGAAAACTGAGCGTGGAGGAGTGGCTTACACATATTGTCACATGGAGAACATTCGAGGCTGTGGTGGAGGAGGCTGGACACTAGTGATGAAGATTGATGGCGCAAAG ACTACATTCTCCTACGACTCAGACTTGTGGACTAACAAAGTGCCACTTAACCAATCTTCTGGTAAATCAGGCTTCGACCATGATGAAACGAAAATGCCAAGTTTCTGGAGTACGCCTTTCACGAAACTTTGTCTTGGGATGCAAGCTACAGGACAAGAAACCAACTGGATAACAGTTTCTTACCAAGCGAGCTCCTTGCACTCACTTATGTCAAACAACACTTACCATGAAACGAGGGTTGGCAGAGGCAGGTGGAAATATCTCTTGGCTGATTCATCACTTCAATGGAATTGTAAGATGGAAGGGTTTAATGTAAAGCCTTCTGATGGACAAGGCAATCCTGCAGTCACACGAATTGGTATCTTGGGAAATAATGAAAACGACTGCCGCTCCTGCAATTCAAGAATAGGATTTGGTTCAAAAGGATCAAGAAATAGGCAACACGACGACAACTCCTGTGGCAACGAATCTGACGCCCGTGGAGCAGACAACGGAGAAAAACATATCAAAGCCAACTGTTTTATCCTTCTTCAATAG
- the LOC136914599 gene encoding uncharacterized protein — MRLLLVVVVFCSFTKTECCKVKQFLEPIQGKALRGHLIKTLFLKQEEMCQAHCFMNNICQSINVSPQLDNGQWKCELNDAGGLENLNDEAGQAYYFTKNPCNSSPCAKNVTCRPSFLDDDSYTCVCPEGFTGAMCNKDYKDYSASNPASSCAEVLENRPESKSDAYYLKTEDGGVARTYCHMENIQGCGGGGWTLVMKIDGAKTTFSYDSDLWTNKVPLNQSSGKSGFDHDETKMPSFWSTPFTKLCLGMQAAGQAINWITVSYQASSLHSLMSTNTHYATNVDRREWKSLLADSSLQRNCNMEGFNVKPSGGENDAAVTRIGILGDNGNGCGSCNSRIGFGSKGLRLGQHDDNSCGNECVDINADNGEKHIKANCFILLQ, encoded by the exons ATGCGCCTTCTACTGGTAGTAGTTGTATTCTGTTCCTTTACTAaaacag AATGTTGCAAGGTCAAACAATTTTTGGAACCCATTCAAGGAAAAGCTCTCAGAGGTCACCTaatcaaaacactttttttgaAACAAGAAGAAATGTGCCAGGCTCATTGCTTCATGAACAACATATGCCAGTCGATCAATGTCAGTCCACAGCTTGACAATGGACAATGGAAATGCGAACTCAACGATGCAGGTGGACTGGAAAATCTAAACGACGAAGCCGGACAGGCTTATTACTTCACCAAG AATCCGTGCAACTCATCTCCGTGTGCAAAAAATGTAACCTGCAGACCAAGTTTCCTGGATGATGACAGCTACACATGCGTTTGTCCGGAAGGTTTTACTGGAGCGATGTGCAATAAAG ATTACAAAGATTACAGTGCATCAAATCCTGCCTCGTCATGTGCAGAAGTCTTAGAAAACAGACC CGAGTCCAAAAGTGATGCCTACTACCTGAAAACTGAGGACGGAGGGGTGGCTCGCACATACTGTCACATGGAGAACATCCAAGGCTGTGGTGGAGGAGGCTGGACACTAGTGATGAAGATTGATGGTGCAAAG ACTACATTCTCCTACGACTCAGACTTGTGGACTAACAAAGTGCCATTAAACCAATCTTCTGGTAAATCAGGCTTCGACCATGATGAAACGAAAATGCCAAGTTTCTGGAGTACGCCTTTCACGAAACTTTGTCTTGGAATGCAAGCTGCAGGACAAGCAATCAACTGGATAACAGTTTCTTATCAAGCGAGCTCCTTGCACTCGCTTATGTCAACCAACACTCACTATGCAACGAATGTTGACAGAAGGGAGTGGAAATCTCTCTTGGCTGATTCATCACTTCAAAGGAACTGCAACATGGAAGGGTTTAATGTAAAGCCTTCTGGTGGAGAAAACGATGCTGCAGTCACACGAATTGGTATCTTGGGAGATAATGGAAATGGTTGTGGCTCCTGCAATTCAAGAATTGGATTTGGTTCCAAAGGATTAAGATTAGGGCAACACGATGACAACTCCTGTGGCAACGAATGTGTTGATATAAACGCAGATAACGGAGAAAAACATATCAAAGCTAACTGCTTTATCCTTCTTCAATAG